The sequence CATAATGTGGTTTATATCGCTGTTGTGTAACAATAGTTCCCACTATGATGCACTACACAGCTGAGATGATAATAATGAAGtaatatgcagtattctggtcactcggGCTCCGTGACGTTATGAGACATGACGTTAAAAGACATAACATTTCACCCTGCAGAGCCACGGCCACATGACGCACCATGGCTGAGATGAGTGGGGGTAAAGAAAAAggctcattccatgtggaagtggtacttttggCGCAGGTAAAAAGAGGCAGGATATTAGCACGTTcaatattttggtcattttaagcataaccggaacttccttcctggttttcacatagcaacatagaaagtatgacgctagcacctagctagTCTGGTGCGGCAAGGTGtcacatttttatgaatattgaatcctacttcagggAAATTCGCTAAgaatgtctggaaccaattaaccgtgacaACGAGGGACGACAATAGATTGTAAATCTAATCTTGATATAAAATATGCAAGGAAATCCAGCTTCCTTAGCATATTAGCGTCAGTTGCCATTTTGAGACAATATAGTAGCTTGTTGTAATGGGCGAGGGAATCTATCACAGTCATCATAACGCTTCACAACACGCCGAATGAAAGCTCAGCACACGGTGACGTCCCACGATAGCGCCTTGTGTTTGGGTAGCGCCAGGACCGGGTCTGTTGCCGGTGTCAGCGTCTCTAATCAGCTGTTGGCAGCCATGAGAGCGCGAGGGGGTGGGCGGGCGTCCCCGTGGCGGCGCCCCGGGTCGAAAGCAGGTTTGAAGTTTAATGATGCCAGCTGCCAACTCTGCCAGGCTGCGAGCGCTAACGAGCTGGCACCGAGCACGGACTGGGCCGCGGCGCCCGCACCTGGAAATGTAGCACACGTTTTCCAAGAGGGTGGGGCTGTGAGGAGGGTGGCGGCGGAGGAGGGGGTTGCTGGAGACCCAGGCCCAGCACCAAGAGCCCCGAGTCTCTTTGAAGAGCGCCCAATTTCCATATTTCATTAGGCGGCGCTGACTGACAAGGCCCAGCCAGATGTTCTATTTTCAGCTATTTAAATTTTGACCTGCTTTCCTGCAAAACAGACTacatcaaaacacaaacaccacGCGTGATGGCAACGCTTTTCCTTCTTCACCtgtccctccccctcccccggTGAAAGCATGAAAACATGAACGCCGCATGAAAGACGCAACATCTGGGTCGCCATTGTGCTGGAGGTCATATGATACTTCATCTCTGGGATCAAACCCGCGGCCTTCTACCACGGTGACGGATGCGAGCTACACTTGGCGACATAAAACACGCTCGCGCGCAGATATGAGATATCGTTCCTCTCCCAAGAGTTGCTAAGTGGCGCCGTGGCCGCCCCATCCTTCATGCAAAAACACATGGACAACCATgaccttttggggggggggggggggggcgacgcAAACGGAGCTCTGTCATCCTGTGACAAGGCTCAAAGGATCAATGAGAGTTTGTGGAAATAAAACTTCCTTGACAAAGTCCCCGTCCACTGCCAACGCCACACTGTGATGCACCTCCGCATTTCTATCTGCTTATGCAGTATGCAAgggaaatatattcattttcttaatgttgcgggggtgctggagcctatcccagctgtcttcgggcgagaggcggggtacaccctggactggtggccagccaatcacagggcacatatagacaaacaagcattcacactcacattcatacctatggacaatttggagtcgctaattaacctagcatgtttttttttggaatgtgggaggaaaccggagtacccggagaaaacccacacaagcacagggagaacatgcaaactctacacagagatggccgagggtggaattgaaccctggtctcctagctgtgaggtctgcacgctaaccacccgaccgccgtgccgcctggaaAACATATTTTGGGTGAAAAATCCTCCCACAGTATGACAGTAGCGTACACCAATGAGGCTTTAATGATCACCGCACAAACAAGCTAATCTTGCGACTTGATCTAAATAAACGCTGCCGGATTCCGCACACTCTCATGTCTCCGCCAGCCGACCTTCGGCATGACCTTTACAAGGCAACGTGCTGCAGTCTCGCCCCAAATCATTTCCTCCTCATTATTTTTCCGATGCTATGCTTTCCACGGGGGCAAAAGGGGGCCGAGGTGAGGTGGCGGTCAGGGGTCGGGAGGGGCGGGGTTAAACACGGAGGTCAGTGCGGCGCGTCCTGCGAGGATTGGACGCCGCCTGAAGCATTTACACCCTCAACCTGACGCTGACCTGTGCTGGAAACTGTCAGGTAGTGAagcggttgccatggtaacatgCAACTGCCACAGCCCTGCTTtttaaaaaggggaaaaaaagacaattagGAAGCACTTTATTGTACAAAACCATTGAATAAAGTGAAAGTTAAACGTGTTGTTTTCCAGGCAGGATGTGATTCCATTAAGGCAGTCCAAGTTTAAAAACGAAGTCGAGACGCAGCAACTAATGACATGATTAAATCGCACTCATTGTAGTGGAGGATGGTTCGCACATTGCCTCCACGGCGTGAATGGAAAAGAAGGCATCGTGCAGAGGTGCACACATGAAGAAGGTGGATGGTGTGAGATTTAGACGAGGGCGTCCGTTCAAACACAAAAGGTCTTCTTGACATTTTGTGCACGGCGCTGGCTGCTCATCCTTGTCGCTTCCCCGCCGTCTCTGACGCTGAGACATGTTGACATTTATAAACTTATCAGACCGTGAGCGCTGATATTCTAAAAGACTCGAACGCTCCACCGGCTCGTTCTTTGCTAAATTGTTGCTTTTCAAAAACAGCTCAATCTTTGCAGGCTTTTTGGTGACGTCGTCACATGAACCGCTTcgccaccagggggcgccaGCTGCACACCGTGGCAAAGTGTCCAATGATGAGGTTCAGGAGCGCAGCAAAGACGCCAGTGGCACAAAAGTGATGAGAATGAAGATGAAATGACGTTCAATGTGACCGCAAATGAAAACTGAAGCAGACATGATCAAACATGCTGGACCaggacaaataaaataaattccaaTAAAACAAACGGGTTCTTTTCTCTGTAAGGAGGAGAAAAGACTCCTTTCACTTTATTGACAGCCATCCAAAATGGAAGACGACAAAGACAGGCTCTGAAAGGGAGTATGCGATGAGCAAATTAAATATGTGTCAACCATTGTGCGGGTTTCGCCTCTGCAGCCCTCAGTATCCCAGAAGAAGTCCAAAGCAATCGGCCAATCAGTGTGCGTTTGTTCCGGAAGACAGACGGGTTTAGAAGTCGGGACCTTCCTTCTTCAGTTTGCTGTAGTCCATGTTCACAGCGAAGAACTGATGAGGACAATGGAGAACAAAAGCTTGTGACGACTCGCAAAGTGCGGAGACCCGAAGTCACGGGAGTTTCCGGTCCTGTCCTGTAGGTGGcggccatccataattttctttatttgcgGCTTGGTCATTATTAGAGCTGGTAcgtcagtcacttttattgttcTCGTTGCTCTGAAATGCTCCCGTTCATATCACTTTGTTGAGAAGCTGCTTAATTTGCATCAGTGTTTCttttaaattgttatttacgaggtgcccgcaaggtatgctgggtattCCAGCGGCAATTCCCCTTTATGTGTCAATATATTGAGATATATGTACAATGACATGTATATTCAGACTTCCATGGATCCCAAGGACACGGCATGTTATAAGCCACATACATGCGTGCGAGTCTACTGCTGCCCAAAGTCAAACAAACACCTCGAAGTCAAGAACTCCATGTTGTGTTGTTaaggtttaaaaacataaatgttgCTGCACATTTTTTGgattcaaaccaaaaaaatcagcTTTACCTGTCACTGAGTTCTGCATCATTGCAAATTAGAGAAGGACACAATACGGGACGATACACGAGATTGGGTTGAGAAAGAGACAAGATttcaacataaaataaaataaatacaaatatgataACATATTTAAATCTCCTAATTTAATGTTTACTGACAAAAggtctcactccattcatgctgttTTAAGAAGAAATgtaccaaggtgctgaaaccagtgCATATTTTGAAAACTCTTCTTGCCTTTTtgaaaacagacatgcatgcacttggcaataaattatgttattaagttattatgtttattttcatttactgTGTGATTTACTTTGTCATACCTGTCCTAATTGCCACAAGACATTTATTTCTGAacaaataaaattgtcattGTAAAATTGATTGATCTTTTGACACCTAAACTGAACACACATTCAATAAGTGGTCGCAGAAGCCGCCACGTCTGCCACGCCTTGGAGGATTTctccaaaatgtaaaaagttttACCCATGGGCCCGTGCCGCACCAGATTAATTTGAGTAGATTTTGTTTCATCTTGGCAACTAAATATTAAGCCCTGCCTTCCTTCAGCCACAGAGCGTTAGTACCTATGAATAACCCCTCTTTCATTTGGCAACGATCCCTACGACATCTCCTTTAAAACATACCTTGTACTGATCAGTCGGGGCCATCTTGTTCCAGGGCTCCGGGTTGTTCTTGCGATCCCAGCTGCCAGGAAGCAGGAAATATAGTTTAAGAGCGCAACATACTGTCTGGACAATCAGCTTTAGATCCTTACCAGACATCCGGGTTCTTCAAACCCAGGCGAGCCAGGTACAGCATGGACATGGCAGTGCCGCCTCCAATGAAGAAGAAGAGTGGAATCAGCTGTAAGGATAAAAAGAAGAAACTATTTTCGCATCAAAAACGCCACTGAGCATTTCAGCAGGAAAAACTGCATCAAAGTATGTATTTCTGTCACTATTCTAcaggtgggagggggggttagATTGCTCTAGAGTTAAGAAAGTCGGTTAGTTTTGACGTGTACGCAGATACATCTTGCTAACGCCACTTTGCCTGCTGACGCGCTAACTGTATGCTATTTACAGCCAAAGCTAGCGCCTACTTTACTGGCTTATCGCTCCGTGCGTCTACGACCTCACTTGACCCCCCCAATCATACCCAAACCCAAGTTTTAAACATTTGAAAACGCATTACTGATACATACACGCTAGGAAAAGACGATAAAGCTGCGTTTTAAACCGTTTGTGAAATGTTTTAAGAAGAGCACGAGAGCGCGTTACAGCTAGCTAAACTGCTAAGCTAACTAAAATCCACAGTCGAACCAAGTTTGGAAATCATCGCGTCTTCGGTGTTTGGTGGGATTAAAGTGGAATTTACTTACAGCTGGGTGGTTTCTGAGTTGCTTGCGGACTGTGGCCAGCATGTTGAAAAGCCTGCAGTGTGCTTTCTCCCAATTTGTACACAAGTCAAAAGATTACTGGAATCCAGACAACACGATTTGGTCAGCGAGATGAGGCGGAAGACGAGACCTTACATAGAAGGCCGGGCAGATTGCCTGACTGAAAGGAGcaacaatataaatatgttaCTACGATTATTGATGATCATTAGTTTCCATCATACCAAGTAAATTTCAACAGTGCGTCAGAActatttatataaatgtatttttattttttgatgtattgttttcattttatttcgaATTCTAATTTCTCATTAGTTCTGTTTGGAGCAGGCAAAACTACAACGGCCAGAATGTCGCAACTTCTGTTTTTCCTAAAAACAAGTCATATTTCTTGCTTCTTTCTGCACGTAATGGCTTTACATTATCAAGTATTGCATGATAACTTACATTACTATAAAATgacggatgttttttttttctttcaaatcgTATTTTGATGGAGGTTCCAATAAGCGCGTACCATCCATACCACCCTGTGGCAGCAGGAGGTGCTGTTTCTCATTTCAAAGGAGGAAACTTACTCTGAATcatatgaaaattattttaattctaaggttttatgaaaaaaatcatattgtatgccatttaaatatttataattaagttGAGAAACTGCATACTTGCAGCGGTTTTCATTGGTTCTTATGTTTCATACGTTTAAATGTTCAGTTCCCCAGCCCAATGAGAAAGAAGGAAGCATGATAATTTCCCTTTAATACAAtgtgtagaaattaaattaaaaaaacattaaaacaaacaaaaaaatgtaaagccgttgtactgtattttataaatGACAATCATTTGCACTACATGTGATGAGACATTTGCAAGCAACGTGGTTTACATTGTGGGGAGTATACAAGTTAAATGCCGGGATTTTGTCCTTCACGGCCAGCTTGTGGAAAACATATGGACGTCTGTCGAATATGATGCCATTCACTGAAGATATGATCCCAAAGCAGGTTGACGCCGAACATGACTGGCAAGgactttctttgtttttttattaaaaatgaggTAATTGGAGCCGCAGCCGACAGTCCTAAAAGGGCTGCAATGGTAAATAAGGTACTGGCTTTAGACCGTTTCCCTGCGCACGGCTGGAACTGTTTGTCTCTCCTGTGCTGCAGATGTTTTAACGTGCAGTCTTCTTGGGGCCTTTGCCAAATTTAGCATCCAATCCGAGACCTAAGGGCAGACAAAAAGGTAAATGCAATGAAAgagaattcttttttttttataaataagcaGATGAAAATGTCTCACCAAGGAACACCAGAATGGTCCCGAACCACTGCATGCTGCTCATGACGTTCCCAAAAAGAATGACGGAGCCCAGGATGGTGAAGAACTTGCGCGTGGTCGTGACGATGGAGCAGGTCAGCGGTCCGAAGTACACCACCGTCATGAAGATGAACGTCTGAttgcaacaggaagtgatgtgaaTTTTGGCATACGTGCCTTTATTATTTCACCTTTATCCGCGCCGCGTTCACTCGCCCACCTGGCCCAAAGCGCTGGTCAACCCGAAGAGAAGAATGTTGTACAAGATGCCTGGGTAGCGTTCAGTGAAGCTCAGGAACTCCCACACTTCGCCTGTCCACAGCACGACTGCAGGCACAAACATGAGACAACTGATGTGTTGGTAATACCAGTAGTGTAGCTATGGCGCCACCAAGTGGTCACTAGATAGACAGCTAGACAAATACAATGATAGCTCACCTAGTCCCAGCACCAAAGTGGACCACAGGTTGATGTTGAGCATCATATGGTTGGCGCTCGTTTGAAAGCGAGACCTCATGTGGTCCTGGGCCACGCCCGTCAAGCCGTCCAGCGTCAACGAAGCCAGCTAGCATGACAACAAGGACCACACAATATTCTgtataaacaaaaacatcccGAAACAAATTAGTGCAAACTTTGACAAAATTCTCACCAAAAGCATTTCCCCGAATCCAAAAAAGTGGTCGTCTGCCAGGCCGGAGCTCTTGTTGGGCTTGTAGAGGAAGAGCGCCACGCCGCTCACGATCAGGAGCACACACAAGTACTTGGCCATCGGGTACCGCTTCCTCAGGATGGTCACGCCCAGGATCATAACTGCGGTGACACAACAACATCAACCTTCCATGggcaatgattttttttttttttggggggggggggggggggatacacACGTGGACGTGGCATGAGAGCGCAACATGTGTACGCACGAGAGAAAGTGTGTCTTTCTGATAATCGCACACTCAGCAGGTAAGCCTGTTTACTTTGTGTGTACTTGGAAAAGGTCTATATGCAGTAGAACTCTTCCACtggctatttttttaaaatgtgttaaatacatatttacacatttagCTGTTAATATTAAGATCATTTTGCGCCTCAAACCTCATTCAGGGCCTGAACTTGAAACCTAAACCAGAATAATGCAACAAAATCAATGTTGAGTACGACAAATGCATAAATGTTGGAGCCGTTTTTGTCAATGATGACTTCAGTGGGCACTTTTTGGCAATAATGGCCGCcgtggaccaggacttgataGTTCCACATTCATGTGGCATGCTTGAGCATTAAGGTCCCCTCACCTGGAATGGGCTTGCAGGATTTCCCCAGCACCTATTCACAAAAAGAATCGTTTCTTTAAGAACTCTCGTTCCAACGTCTCCATGCGTTTGGCAGGTGAGACAAGACGCACCTGTGTGGGGTAGTTGACATACTGGAGGGCGGAGTTACTGGACACCATGGCTCCCAGGTAGGAGAGCGAGCACAGGCCGTACAGCCAACTCCTGGTGGCATCCGGCTTGGACCCCTCGAAAAACTGAATCACTGATGAGCAGAAGAAGGAAGACGGGTATTGAAGAGGAAGTGCAAAGGTTCCACAGAGGTTGAATTTGGACAACATTTTCGAGGAAATGCGCTTCATGAAACAGACTCAATAAGAAGAATGTGAGAAAAGTAGTTATGCATCgttacaaatggaatatttatcaATTCACTTTTGAACGATATTTTCGTGTTTTCGACTTCACCATCATTACTTACAGATCCTGGCAAAGACAGCGTTGATGATGCACTGGATGAACACCAACGTCCAGGCGAATCTAAACTTCTCCTTCTGGTCTCCCTGGCCGTACTCCCCTCGAGTGCTGTGGAAAATAATCACAATATTGATAAGTTATGTACAAGTGCAAGAGTGCAAGTATTGTCTAACAACTAGTTTGCATGTAAAGAGGCAGGCGGAAGAGAAATGTCATCTTTTAGAAACCAGATATGATCCCTGAACCAGCCATGGGACATTCCACCTGTGTCACGGCCCACTTTGACATTATGTGATACAGCATAAGCAACTTTATTCATGATCATATGTAAGTAGAGGCCATGATTATAAACgttaaataaatgatatatacACTTATCAGTTATGTGAGGAGATTGTCTGCTATCAACATGCGTCACATCAAAAGTACTTACATGGTTTCTTGTAGAATCCcgtaataaaaataacacacaaagaCGCCCAGGAAACACACGATGAATCGCAGCCGCATGTTGTCCCACAGCGACGCGCCTTTGGGAGCTCCTTTGCCCGCAGCCATGCTGTCTGCCACCAGTTCAGGTATGGAAACCGACACCGCCGCGCTCCCGGTGCCTCTCACACCGACGTCCCGCTCCACTATCGCCGATGTCCGGAGCCCGGAGAGGGAAATGGGTCCCTTCAGCTTGCTTGCAAGCGATACTTAAAAATAAGAGTATTTTCTCCAGCAGCTatcattattgtttatttgtcattttctttggatttccggAGTCTAAATGTGCTGCATTCCTCGACAGACAAGAGGAATGTGTAACAATGGGCTTTTGGTGTTTCCATGCAGTAATTGCAGGTTTTATTCAGTCGCGACAGGAAAATTGCTTTAGTGAAAGGACCCCAAAACGACATCGGCAGAGTCGCTTGAAAtcttttaattgatttaatgtTGAATACAAACCACATTTTACACTATTTACATTGAcgttatgtatatatttataataccaTCCATTGGGTATTAcgtatgtttttaaatatttgagtaTATATTTGTATCATGGCAATGTTTCAGGGCAGCTATAAAGAAAATGTGGTCCTTTCTCAAAAACGTCGCATTGGCTTCTGTCGTCTCCGTATGTGGATTGAATCTATTGGTCCACACAACACAGGCATTATTCTCTTGACCAATCATAGAGTGGATATCTTTGAAAAGGGCGGGGTTTGTACTATCCAGTATGGTCATTTACATCTTTGACACGACAGTCGACCaacaaaaagcatttttttgagttattaaaaacaaattaatgtaCAGTGTACAAACACATGATCACAAAGTTAAAAGTTAAaaccttaaaataaaataaaaggctTTTATTGTCACTGTACAATGACTTTGAGCACTACCCAGTTAGTGCCATTCAAAT comes from Doryrhamphus excisus isolate RoL2022-K1 chromosome 15, RoL_Dexc_1.0, whole genome shotgun sequence and encodes:
- the ndufa4a gene encoding cytochrome c oxidase subunit NDUFA4L — translated: MLATVRKQLRNHPALIPLFFFIGGGTAMSMLYLARLGLKNPDVCWDRKNNPEPWNKMAPTDQYKFFAVNMDYSKLKKEGPDF
- the slc35b1 gene encoding solute carrier family 35 member B1, which translates into the protein MAAGKGAPKGASLWDNMRLRFIVCFLGVFVCYFYYGILQETITRGEYGQGDQKEKFRFAWTLVFIQCIINAVFARILIQFFEGSKPDATRSWLYGLCSLSYLGAMVSSNSALQYVNYPTQVLGKSCKPIPVMILGVTILRKRYPMAKYLCVLLIVSGVALFLYKPNKSSGLADDHFFGFGEMLLLASLTLDGLTGVAQDHMRSRFQTSANHMMLNINLWSTLVLGLVVLWTGEVWEFLSFTERYPGILYNILLFGLTSALGQTFIFMTVVYFGPLTCSIVTTTRKFFTILGSVILFGNVMSSMQWFGTILVFLGLGLDAKFGKGPKKTAR